A window of the Haloarcula litorea genome harbors these coding sequences:
- a CDS encoding ABC transporter substrate-binding protein — MAGCSGIGGGGGGGGGGIDPVQDRVTVDPADIQEGGTFRAALGSGVDTFDPPESSSANSSVHHNLLYETMITTDASGTIYPWLAESYEQTEVQDIQRTAYTDYMKEVSYAETDDGTVFIDTDQQIVVEHPDNPSDPSAGDTAQVMTVEEAPDAIADGTFGMEYEFQLHEGINFVNGEELTADNVVASYQRLRGSALSGQVFDSLLDVQSDGDYTVRLYAQIPDAAFVREIAGFSIYPTEITGAPDEPQNVPLGGMDPREEHEPLGTGPFRLTDYENENYATYTKVDDYWFDTEMKDWFDGSSEFPNGPVVDKVDIAVISSPSSRAAALQEGEVDMARGLSSSTLTNFQESEEFRTAPTAGAGYLFMQFPVTQGPWQNAKLRRAVNKLIPRPSISNNIFQGWENPAWVPLPPLAAATGTTDYEELTEDLKPYNTYEQEEAATMLDEVGEEAGIEYPIEVTIETNSDNKDRVRVVELIAQSMNQEIDGTQYFDVSVNTKEFLTFVSQLLTENYYNKGKIAVIGLSGGFGPHGYAKSIHSPENFAQCCNFQNIDIERLNEAMRNARYGVDVAEDKELRRERYNDVWEIVLEENANSYITHSTTVGVVGTEVKGFNSYPSVQDIVGYALHNPADEQITYLDR; from the coding sequence ATGGCAGGCTGCTCGGGGATCGGTGGCGGTGGTGGCGGTGGCGGCGGCGGCATCGACCCCGTACAGGATCGGGTGACGGTCGATCCGGCCGACATCCAGGAGGGCGGGACGTTCCGTGCCGCGCTCGGTTCCGGCGTCGACACGTTCGACCCGCCGGAGAGTTCCTCCGCGAACTCCTCGGTCCACCACAACCTCCTGTACGAGACGATGATCACGACGGACGCCTCCGGGACCATCTATCCGTGGCTCGCCGAGTCCTACGAGCAGACGGAGGTCCAGGACATCCAGCGGACGGCCTACACCGACTACATGAAGGAGGTCTCCTACGCCGAGACCGACGACGGGACCGTCTTCATCGACACGGACCAGCAGATCGTCGTCGAGCACCCGGACAACCCCTCGGACCCGTCCGCCGGCGACACCGCCCAGGTGATGACCGTCGAGGAGGCCCCCGACGCCATCGCCGACGGCACCTTCGGGATGGAGTACGAGTTCCAGCTCCACGAGGGAATCAACTTCGTCAACGGCGAAGAGCTGACCGCCGACAACGTCGTCGCCTCCTACCAGCGCCTCCGTGGCTCGGCGCTGTCCGGCCAGGTCTTCGACTCCCTGCTCGACGTCCAGAGCGACGGCGACTACACCGTCAGGCTCTACGCCCAGATCCCGGACGCTGCCTTCGTCCGTGAGATCGCCGGGTTCAGCATCTACCCGACGGAGATCACGGGCGCACCCGACGAACCGCAGAACGTGCCCCTTGGCGGGATGGACCCGCGCGAGGAGCACGAACCGCTCGGTACCGGTCCCTTCCGGCTGACCGACTACGAGAACGAGAACTACGCGACCTACACGAAGGTCGACGACTACTGGTTCGACACGGAGATGAAAGACTGGTTCGACGGGTCCAGCGAGTTCCCCAACGGACCGGTCGTCGACAAGGTCGACATCGCGGTCATCTCCAGCCCCTCCAGCCGCGCGGCCGCGCTCCAGGAGGGCGAGGTCGACATGGCCCGGGGCCTCTCCTCGAGTACGCTGACCAACTTCCAGGAGTCCGAGGAGTTCCGGACGGCACCGACGGCGGGCGCGGGGTACCTGTTCATGCAGTTCCCCGTGACCCAGGGACCGTGGCAGAACGCCAAGCTCCGCCGCGCGGTGAACAAGCTCATCCCGCGGCCGAGCATCTCCAACAACATCTTCCAGGGCTGGGAGAACCCCGCGTGGGTCCCGCTGCCGCCGCTGGCCGCGGCGACGGGGACGACCGACTACGAGGAGCTGACCGAGGACCTGAAGCCGTACAACACCTACGAGCAGGAGGAGGCCGCGACGATGCTCGACGAGGTCGGCGAGGAGGCCGGCATCGAGTACCCGATCGAGGTCACCATCGAGACCAACTCCGACAACAAGGACCGCGTCCGGGTCGTCGAGCTCATCGCGCAGTCGATGAACCAGGAGATCGACGGGACCCAGTACTTCGACGTCTCGGTCAACACGAAGGAGTTCCTCACCTTCGTCAGCCAGCTCCTGACCGAGAACTACTACAACAAGGGCAAGATCGCCGTCATCGGCCTCTCCGGTGGGTTCGGCCCGCACGGCTACGCCAAGTCCATCCACTCCCCGGAGAACTTCGCCCAGTGTTGTAACTTCCAGAACATCGACATCGAGCGGCTCAACGAGGCGATGCGGAACGCCCGGTACGGTGTCGACGTCGCCGAGGACAAGGAACTCCGGCGTGAGCGGTACAACGACGTCTGGGAGATCGTCCTCGAAGAGAACGCGAACTCCTATATCACTCACAGCACGACCGTCGGTGTCGTCGGCACCGAGGTCAAGGGCTTCAACAGCTACCCGAGCGTCCAGGACATCGTCGGGTACGCGCTGCACAACCCGGCGGACGAACAAATTACGTACCTCGACCGCTAG
- a CDS encoding ABC transporter permease, producing the protein MSLRRFILKRVLLIFPLLLGVSIVTFSLVKLTPGNPVQVAIGLNPDMGPQEIARLKQRYGLTKPAWQQYLNWLSDIVLHADFGTTYGAREQEVSEIIVNKLPETVALGIFGWVFAVAIAIPTGIYAAVRKDELGDHVSRFVALAGISLPNFWLGLMLILIFSVSLNVFPVTAPRTPLWHPKTLAFLLMPGITIGTASASNLMRIMRSSMSEEMNKEYVTAARAKGLPERTVVLKHVLRNSLISVTTVAAFLTASIVAGSVVVETVFGWRGLGLELIRAVRNRQVDLILGITLFTGTAIILANLLADILYAVLDPRIRYD; encoded by the coding sequence ATGAGCCTTCGTCGATTTATCCTCAAGCGAGTGCTGTTGATCTTCCCCCTCCTGTTAGGGGTGTCTATCGTCACGTTCTCGCTGGTGAAGCTCACGCCGGGGAACCCGGTCCAGGTCGCGATCGGACTGAACCCCGACATGGGGCCACAGGAGATCGCCCGCCTCAAGCAACGGTACGGACTGACGAAGCCGGCCTGGCAGCAGTACCTCAACTGGCTGAGCGACATCGTGCTCCACGCGGACTTCGGGACGACCTACGGGGCACGCGAGCAGGAGGTCAGCGAGATCATCGTCAACAAGCTCCCCGAGACCGTCGCCCTGGGTATCTTCGGCTGGGTCTTCGCCGTCGCCATCGCCATCCCGACGGGGATCTACGCCGCCGTCCGGAAGGACGAGCTGGGCGACCACGTCAGCCGGTTCGTCGCGCTGGCGGGGATCTCCCTGCCGAACTTCTGGCTCGGGCTGATGCTCATCCTCATCTTCTCGGTGTCGCTGAACGTCTTCCCGGTGACGGCACCGCGGACGCCGCTGTGGCATCCGAAGACGCTGGCGTTCCTGCTGATGCCGGGGATCACCATCGGGACCGCGTCGGCGTCGAACCTGATGCGGATCATGCGGTCGTCGATGTCCGAGGAGATGAACAAGGAGTACGTCACCGCGGCCCGGGCGAAGGGGCTGCCCGAGCGGACGGTCGTGCTGAAACACGTCCTGCGGAACTCGCTCATCTCGGTGACGACCGTCGCCGCGTTCCTGACGGCCTCGATCGTCGCCGGGTCGGTCGTCGTCGAGACCGTCTTCGGCTGGCGCGGGCTCGGACTGGAACTGATCCGGGCAGTCAGGAACCGGCAGGTCGACCTGATACTGGGTATCACACTCTTTACGGGGACCGCGATCATCCTCGCGAACCTGCTGGCTGACATCCTGTACGCGGTACTGGACCCGCGGATCCGCTACGACTAA
- a CDS encoding ABC transporter permease, with amino-acid sequence MSTKRGRIQITGFDTERVTDRESLSAWSEGTEQGGTEGRWKRAWRRFRENRAAMLGVYVVALMSVLALLSQPVVVFGIPIQPFSIVPYEPDQILYLSDPSLERFNAPTLAHPMGLDANGRDILSRLLVGGRISISIGFVVVFITGSIGMAYGAIAGYYGGWIDEVMMRFVDVIFAFPGLVLALVIVALLGGGYVSLVIAFTVPGWASYARLIRGEVLSVKEDEYVLAARALGARDRSVIFRHIVPNALAPLIVQASLAIGTVVIGVAALGFLGLGFPPGTPEWGTMLNQTRSTIITGPGGTIPWWVTIFPGGAIFLFVMSMNMIGDGINDALDAQEISAAGAGGAE; translated from the coding sequence ATGTCTACGAAACGAGGACGCATCCAGATAACTGGATTCGACACGGAGCGAGTGACCGACCGCGAGAGCCTGTCGGCCTGGAGCGAAGGGACGGAGCAAGGCGGGACCGAGGGGCGCTGGAAGCGCGCCTGGCGGCGGTTCCGCGAGAACCGCGCGGCGATGCTGGGGGTCTACGTCGTCGCCCTCATGTCGGTGCTGGCACTGCTGTCCCAGCCCGTCGTCGTCTTCGGCATCCCCATCCAGCCGTTCTCCATCGTCCCGTACGAACCGGACCAGATCCTCTACCTGTCGGACCCGAGCCTCGAACGGTTCAACGCGCCGACGCTTGCCCACCCGATGGGGCTGGACGCCAACGGGCGTGACATCCTCTCGCGGCTGCTTGTCGGCGGCCGGATCAGCATCTCCATCGGCTTCGTCGTGGTGTTCATCACCGGCTCGATCGGGATGGCCTACGGCGCGATCGCCGGCTACTACGGCGGGTGGATCGACGAGGTGATGATGCGGTTCGTCGACGTCATCTTCGCGTTCCCCGGCCTGGTGCTGGCGCTGGTCATCGTCGCCCTGCTGGGCGGGGGCTACGTCTCGCTGGTCATCGCGTTCACCGTCCCCGGGTGGGCGAGCTACGCCCGCCTCATCCGCGGGGAGGTGCTGTCGGTCAAGGAAGACGAGTACGTCCTGGCCGCCCGGGCGCTGGGTGCCCGGGACCGCTCGGTCATCTTCCGGCACATCGTCCCCAACGCCCTGGCACCGCTGATCGTGCAGGCGTCGCTGGCGATCGGGACGGTCGTCATCGGCGTCGCCGCGCTCGGGTTCCTCGGGCTGGGCTTCCCGCCCGGCACGCCCGAGTGGGGGACGATGCTGAACCAGACCCGGTCGACCATCATCACCGGACCGGGCGGCACCATCCCCTGGTGGGTGACCATCTTCCCCGGCGGTGCCATCTTCCTGTTCGTGATGTCGATGAACATGATCGGTGACGGCATCAACGACGCGCTAGACGCACAGGAGATCAGCGCCGCCGGCGCGGGAGGTGCCGAATGA
- a CDS encoding ABC transporter ATP-binding protein, translated as MTLLEVDDLTVKFYTEDGVVTAVDDLSYRIESGETFGVVGESGAGKSVTALSLMRLIEDPGRIESGSIRFKGEDILEMSEEEVRSVRGNEIAMIFQDAQTALNPVYTVGEQISEAIRHHLDYGDDEARDRAVHLLDRVGIPDAEHRYDDYPHEFSGGMQQRAVIAMALSCDPDLLIADEPTTALDVTTEAKILDEIQDLADEFDTAVQLITHDLGVVAKICERVMVMYAGETVEKASVEDLYYDPKHPYTVGLMGSIPRIGDERERLQTIPGTMPDLVDVPPGCPFHPRCPYAEESCARTEPPLVDPDTGREATLDDERAASCLAYTGDLDGDLDYEVHVEGEEPVITEEGTDVQ; from the coding sequence ATGACGCTGCTGGAGGTGGACGACCTCACCGTCAAGTTCTACACGGAGGACGGGGTCGTCACCGCCGTCGACGACCTCTCCTACCGGATCGAGAGCGGGGAGACCTTCGGCGTCGTCGGCGAGAGCGGGGCCGGCAAGTCCGTCACCGCCCTCTCGCTGATGCGGCTCATCGAGGACCCCGGCCGGATCGAGAGCGGCTCGATCCGGTTCAAGGGCGAGGACATCCTGGAGATGAGCGAGGAGGAGGTCCGCTCCGTGCGGGGCAACGAGATCGCGATGATCTTCCAGGACGCCCAGACCGCGCTCAACCCCGTCTACACCGTCGGCGAGCAGATCTCCGAAGCGATCCGCCACCACCTCGACTACGGCGACGACGAGGCCCGCGACCGGGCCGTCCACCTGCTCGACCGGGTCGGGATCCCCGACGCGGAACACCGCTACGACGACTACCCACACGAGTTCTCCGGCGGGATGCAACAGCGGGCGGTCATCGCGATGGCCCTGTCCTGTGACCCGGACCTGCTCATCGCCGACGAGCCGACGACGGCGCTGGACGTCACCACGGAGGCGAAGATCTTAGACGAGATCCAGGACCTCGCCGACGAGTTCGACACGGCGGTCCAGCTCATCACCCACGACCTCGGCGTCGTCGCGAAGATCTGCGAGCGCGTGATGGTGATGTACGCCGGCGAGACCGTCGAGAAAGCGTCGGTCGAGGACCTCTACTACGACCCCAAACACCCCTACACCGTGGGGCTGATGGGGTCGATCCCGCGCATCGGCGACGAGCGCGAGCGGCTCCAGACCATCCCCGGGACGATGCCGGACCTGGTCGACGTGCCGCCCGGGTGTCCGTTCCACCCGCGGTGCCCGTACGCCGAGGAGTCGTGTGCGCGGACGGAGCCGCCGCTCGTGGACCCCGACACCGGACGGGAGGCCACGCTCGACGACGAGCGAGCGGCCTCCTGTCTCGCCTACACCGGCGACCTCGACGGCGACCTGGACTACGAGGTCCACGTCGAGGGCGAGGAGCCGGTCATCACCGAGGAGGGAACCGATGTCCAGTGA
- a CDS encoding ABC transporter ATP-binding protein: MSSDDPILRVEGLKKYYDASSGFIDGLLGESRDVKAVDGVDIDLAEGETLGVVGESGCGKTTLGRALLRLTEPTEGSVYYRGQDLTELGSSELRDLRKDLQYIFQDPFASLNPRLTVGDIIGEPLDIHDIADGEERQQRIYDLLETVGLNASHTNRYPHEFSGGQRQRIGIARALAVDPEVIICDEPVSALDVSVQAQILNLLEDLQDEYGLSYIFIAHDLSVVEHISDRIAVMYLGEIAEVGTTEEIFEPPYHPYTEALLSAVPEPDPAWEGEEIFLPGTVPSPMNPPSGCRFHTRCPQVIQPAEYDLEQPAWRSVMDLKLRAAGAEDVDSLTAVTEDSVDDPVTLGRERIGELVREEFDLPDRLSDPAAEDELSSAIDRLSDGDIEGAAATLDEAFVSPCERDEPRDVAMSDSHAIACHLHDDEYVDDPAENGGTDDAVADD, from the coding sequence ATGTCCAGTGACGACCCCATCCTCCGCGTGGAGGGGCTGAAGAAGTACTACGACGCCTCCAGCGGGTTCATCGACGGCCTGCTGGGCGAGTCGCGTGACGTGAAGGCCGTCGACGGCGTCGACATCGACCTCGCCGAGGGCGAGACGCTGGGCGTCGTCGGCGAGTCCGGCTGCGGGAAGACGACCCTGGGCCGGGCACTCCTGCGGCTGACCGAACCCACCGAGGGGTCGGTGTACTACCGCGGCCAGGACCTCACCGAGCTGGGCTCCAGCGAACTCCGGGACCTCCGGAAGGACCTGCAGTACATCTTCCAGGACCCGTTCGCCAGCCTCAATCCGCGACTGACCGTCGGGGACATCATCGGTGAGCCACTGGACATCCACGACATCGCCGACGGCGAGGAGCGCCAGCAGCGCATCTACGACCTGCTGGAGACGGTGGGGCTGAACGCAAGCCACACCAACCGCTACCCCCACGAGTTCTCCGGCGGCCAGCGCCAGCGCATCGGCATCGCCCGCGCGCTGGCGGTCGACCCGGAGGTCATCATCTGCGACGAGCCGGTGTCGGCGCTGGACGTCTCCGTCCAGGCACAGATCCTGAATCTGCTGGAGGACCTGCAAGACGAGTACGGCCTCTCGTACATCTTCATCGCCCACGACCTGAGCGTCGTCGAGCACATCTCCGACCGGATCGCCGTGATGTACCTCGGCGAGATCGCGGAGGTCGGGACGACCGAGGAGATCTTCGAGCCGCCGTACCACCCGTACACGGAGGCGCTGCTGTCGGCGGTGCCCGAACCGGACCCGGCCTGGGAGGGCGAGGAGATCTTCCTCCCCGGGACGGTACCGTCGCCGATGAACCCGCCGTCGGGCTGTCGGTTCCACACCCGCTGCCCGCAGGTCATCCAGCCCGCCGAGTACGACCTCGAACAGCCCGCCTGGCGGTCGGTGATGGACCTGAAACTGCGCGCGGCCGGTGCCGAGGACGTGGACTCCCTGACCGCCGTCACCGAAGACAGCGTCGACGACCCGGTGACGCTGGGTCGGGAGCGGATCGGCGAACTGGTCCGCGAGGAGTTCGACCTCCCCGACCGGCTGTCGGACCCGGCTGCCGAGGACGAGCTCTCCTCGGCCATCGACCGGCTCTCCGACGGCGACATCGAGGGGGCGGCGGCGACGCTCGACGAGGCGTTCGTCTCGCCCTGCGAGCGGGACGAACCCCGCGACGTGGCGATGAGCGACAGTCACGCCATCGCCTGTCACCTCCACGACGACGAGTACGTCGACGACCCGGCCGAGAACGGCGGGACCGACGACGCCGTCGCGGACGACTGA